ACGAACGAGCGGTCGCCGTCATCGGCGACGAGGCCACTCGCCAGCAAGCGCTCAATGAATTGCCCCAATGGGAATTCAGCCAAGCCGATGTCGGTCGTATCCAAAGCATCCGTTTGATCGACGATACTCTGCCCATGCAGGCCGATGTGGACATGACCGTCAAAGTCGAGGTCAGCAGCAAGCGAGGCGGACTGCAACAACTCCGCGTTCCTCGTCGACTGCTGTTGACCCTCGAAAAACGCGCAGACAACGCGGACCAGGTCGGCGGCGGATGGGTCGTAACGAAGTATGAGCATATGTCAATCGTTGGTGGCCCTGACAACTTTTCGACCCAGCCGAAATAGATCCCACACCCTGCAAGTTTTCAATGACGCCCCCTCGCTTCATCTCGTTCGACGGCATTGATGGTGTCGGTAAATCAACGCAAATCGAACGACTGGCTGAATACCTTCGCGATCAAGGAACCGATGTACTGGTCGTCCGTGACCCCGGAACGACTGAGATCGGATCAAAACTACGTGAGATTTTGCTCGATGGCAGCATGTCCATGCACCGGAGAACCGAAGCGATGCTGTTCATGGCGAGCCGCTGTGAAATGATCGAGACGGTGCTGCGGCCCGCCCTCGCCGCAGGCAAGACGGTCATCTCGGATCGTTTCCTACTCGCCAACGTAGTCTATCAAAGTACCAACGACACGCAGGGAGTGCCGCAGGTTGCACCCGAGATCCTGTGGAAGATGGGGCACCTCGCCTGCGGTGGACTGCACCCTGACCTCACCCTACTATTGGATCTACCCGTCGATCAAGCGTACGGACGACTCGGTCAGAAAGTCGACCGGATGGAGGCTCGAGGCCGCGACTATCTCGATCGCGTCCGGCACGCATTTCTACAGCAACTGCCCGCCACAGGTGGCCGGAGTGTCGTGGTCTCGGCAGCGGGCAGCGTCGAGGAAGTAGCTGAACGAGTGACTCAGGCGGTGTTCGCAGGCCAAACTTCCAGCCAGTCGTAGGGACTTGCGACAGGCTCGACGGCTGTTCTATGGACATGCGGCGAAGGCCTGCGTCAGATCCGCCTGCAAGTCTGCAAAATCCTCCAAGCCCACCGATAACCGGATTAGTGAATCGGTGATTCCGTATTGAGCCCGATCCTCCGGAGCGTATGATGCGTGCGACATCGTCGCAGGTTGCTCGATGAGCGACTCGACCGCGCCCAAACTCACCGCGAGGTGGAACAATCGCGTGCTGCCACAGAACTTCTTGACTATCTCCAGGTCACCGTCGAGCTCAAACGTAATCATGGCGCCAAAACGCTTGGCCTCATCGGGCAGGCCCGCGTCGAATAGGTCGCGTGCTCGCGCCGCTTGCGGGTGCGACGCCAAACCGGGATAGAGCACCGATCGGACGCGATCATGTGATTCCAACCATGCCGCCAATTTCATGGCCGTGGCGGACTGTTCGCGCACTCGCAGGTCAAGCGTTTTCAGGCCTCTCGAAATCAGGAAACAAGTCATCGGATCGAGCACCGCGCCGGTCGCGTTTTGGATGAAGTACAACCGGTCGTAAAGCTCTGCGTCGGCGACCGCAAGCGTGCCACCTAAGCAATCACTATGGCCGCCGAGATATTTCGTGGCTGAGTGCATGACAATGTCGACGCCCCATTGGAGCGGGCGGATGAGGGCCGGCGTGCCAAAGGTATTGTCGACACCGAGCAACACGGCATGCTGCTTCGCAATCTTCGAAATGGCGGGCAGATCAGGAATCGTCATGCGCGGGTTACCAATCGTTTCCGCCCAAATTAATTTGGTTTCCGGCCGAATCGCTGCTGCGACAGATGTCACATCGGTCATGTCGACCAACGATACTTCGATGCCGCTGGCGTCACAGATCCGGTGCAGCAAGCGATAAGCACCTCCGTAGATATCCGTTCCAGCGACAACATGATCGCCCGATCGCAGCAGCATCGTGACGGTATGAATGGCAGCCATGCCAGAGGAGAACGCAAGCGATCCGGTGCAACTCGTGGTTTCAGAACTTTCGAGTGACGCAAGTGTTTTCTGCAACGCGGTACGAGTTGGATTGCCGCTGCGAGAGTAGTCGAATTGCCCCCACTGCCCTGCCCCGGGCTGACGAAAGGTGCTCGCGAAATGGACCGGCGCCACGACCGCGCCCGTGGCAGGATCGACTTCGCCACCGACATGAATCGCCCGGGTGCGGAAACCAGCGGAGGAGTTGTCATTCGACTGAGAGTTGGGGTTATTCATTTTCGTTCAATCTCCTTGAGAATTGAGGGCAGTCCAAAGCGGCAATCAATGATAGTGACAGGGTGCACCCGCATAGCCTAGAGGGCCGTTGATTTACTAACCCGACACGCCAGCGAGGCAGTTTATCTCGTCTTTCGCTAGCGATTCAGGTTCACGTTCGTGCATCCAAATAGTGACAGCGGCTCGCTTAACAGGCCGGTAGAACGCACGAACTATTTTCCATCGGATGGCAATTGCCAAATCTGATCAACCTGCTCGAGTTCTCGCATTTCGCCATTCATTTCCACGTGAGGCTTTCCTTCACGGCGGGTGAGTTCTCTCCACTCGCCAGCAATATGAACCGCATAGTCCTTGCCGGGGCCCATGCGGTGGTCGTATCGACCATCCATGTCACTATCGACAAAGTGGATTGAGTCTAGTCCTGTGCCCGTCACGTAAACGTAGGAATCGAGCGTGCCGTCGCCGTCCTCGTCGATGACAGTCAAGTGCCGCCCGTCCTTTCCAAAAACTGAAACAGTATCCACCGCATCTTGATCCGCGTCATGGGAGAATAACACGAGCGGCCGGTGCGTTCTGGAACGGGGATAACAAAGCGCGTCGGAAGAATGCTCTTTTGCAGTAACCAAGGCAAAGTCTCCTACGACGGAACTTTCTGCCGATTTCATCCAAGCAGGCAACACTTCCTGTAGCGATACGGGAATGCTGCTTGCGAAAGTCTTGTTCTCTTGGGAAACAGTGCGTCCGCTCGAAAACACGGACGCAGTCGCTATCCCAAGTGCAAAGCAGACGAGACTCACCACGAGATGGGAGAGACACCGCTGGGACCACTGGGGCATGTGCATGGACTTCGCTGGACACATTTGGTTCGATCGAAAGGTGAAACGAGGAAATCAAGAGAACGTTCACTGTGCGCGACTGCAATAGCACGCGAGTTGCGTTAGGCCACAACTGACGGATGCCCGAAAAAAATTTCAAACTCTTTTCAGCAGACCCTAATGCCAGCGAAACAGTAATCGAAGCGACGGATGTCGATTTTAGACAGCGATCCGCAATGAATTGGACGATCATGTGTATTGAGTTGACGTGCTGCGGCGGGTCCTGGCTGGCGAAACGGACTGGTCATCGCTGAGTCCCTCTGCCTGGAGTGACTTGTACCCCAGAATCTACCCGTGTCCACCGCAAAATGAACGCCGGCAAGCGTCCAACCGCAAATGAGCCCGACCTCGACAACTCCAAAAATAGCCGTCATCCCACCGGGACGAACGGTGCAGACCCCGGTGATGCTGAATTGGCTGGTGTCGGCATCGTATTTTTCGCTTCAAAGCTCATCCCTGGTGCGGGGCGGGTGAACGTTGCTTCTGAACTCGGGGCGCGAGCGTATTATATGGGGTTGTCACACACTATACTTTACTATCAGTACGGCCTGATGGTCGATGAAAGCACTGGATGGGACATTCATGGCTATGATCTTTAATACATCACGACGTCGTAGGCTACTAAAGTTCGAAGCTGATTTACTACAAATAGCTTTGGCAACGCTGGTGGTTCTGACAATGACACCTGGGTGTGAAGTCCCGGCGGTGATGAGTTCACTGCTTCCGACTGCCACCTTTCATGAGAAGCTCAATTTGCATGCAGTTGACTTCTTTGAGGATGAACAAGTCGTCGAGCTATGCGAAGCCATTGAGGACAATGATCTCGATGAGATGAAGCGATTGATTGCGGCGGGGGTTGATGTCAATACGATCGGCAAGGGTGGCGTAACCCCTCTGTTCTGGGCTTTCCCCGACAACCAGCTCGAAAGATTTGTACTCTTATTGAAAAAGGATGCAGATCCCAACGTCCGTCTCACTTCTGATCTGGGTTTGCCAAACGTCTTTCGATCGGGAGATACGGTGATGCATTTGGCCGCTCGATCGCAATTCCCAACACAATTTCTCGAGGTGATGAAACATGGGGGTGATCCCACGGTGCCAGGCAGACACGGTGACACCGTTTTACACGAGATTATCAGAGCTGGGGTGCGAAATGCGCATGAACGAATCGCGGCGGCAGTCGCCAAGGGAGCGGATATCAACGCGATCGACCATTTGGAAGCGACACCCATTGAAACTGCCGTAGGACGATTTGGACAATACGACCTGGCGATCGAGTTGCTTGAAATGGGGGCTGACCCCACGATCGCAAGCGATGAACGACTCGGAAATACCATTCACTCAGTTTTGGCGAATAAGCGTTCGGTCGACAATGGAAAGGGCGTGATGTTCCCGCGTGAATATGCCGCCATAGAGCGATTCCTCGCTGCTTTGCAAGTCAAAGGCTACGACGTCGATCAGGCACAGGAGGATATCGAACGCTGGGCCGAGCTTTCGAAGCAAAACCCTGCACGCCCCGGGTGGTTTCGCAAGAATGAAATATTGCGACTAAAGAAGCGGAATGCGAGGGTTCAAAAAGCAGAACAGCATGCGACCGAACAAAGCAGCGGAAAACATGTCGAGAAGGCTGATGCCACTCAATGAAACATCTACTAGCTTTTGTCATGAGGCGATGAGGACGGTCAGTTCAAAGAGACCGGCACCTCGTCCACGGAGATCACGGGTACGCCCACAGGAAATGCAAATGTCTTTCATACATATTCTGCGATTTCAAACACTGCTCGTGTCGTCAGTTTGTATGCCAGCAGCAGCCTGGTGTTCAGAAGATGGCTGCGGTTCTGGGCCTGCTGTTTCAGCGGCAGTCCAAGTCGATGCCGGCGACACTTCTAGCAGCAGTTTAAGCCGCGTGTATCTCGATCTCGACATTGATAGCGACAACAACGATGGCTTGTTGCTGCCTTACAGCCTATTAATTTTCAACACGCTCGCGCTATCTTCTATGCTTCACATTTTGGAGAGGTATTGATGGCACTTGGCAAGCGAAGGCCAGAACGGTAGGACACGTTCTGGGTCACTGCCGATAAACTCAGCAATGGACCGCGGAACGTTTTCTACGACCGGCTCGATCAGTTACTCGCCGAGATCGATTTCGACGGCAAACTGGAGTTGGCAGTCAAGCCGTTTTATCAGAAGACGGGACGCAAATGCCTTCCACCGGGCATCTATTTCCGCATGATCTTCATCGGCTATTTTGAAGATATCTCCTGCCAGCGAGGCATCGCGTGGCGGTGCGACGACAGCCGATCGCTGGCTCGATTCCTTGGCTACGGCCCCGGTGAATCCATGCCCGATCACAGCACACTGTCGCTTACCCGCCAACGACTGCCGATGGAGATCCACCAGTGTGCCTTTGAACTGATTTTGCAAGCGACCCGTGACAACGGACAGCTTCGAGGCAAGACGAACGGCGTCGACGCAACGGACCTCGAAGCCAACGCATCACTCAAGAGCATCGTTCGCAAAGACAACGGCGATGATTGGCGGGCCTACCTGAAAAAGCTCTACGAAGAAGAGACAGGCAAAAGCGATCCATCTTCCGTATCCTAGATCGCCATAACAGTCCAATCATCGAATCAATGACCGATTGCTGGTCCGCTTCAACTCAGACAGGACCAATTTCATCCAAAGCCTAAGTTCGCTGGCCGATGACCAGTGACTGGGCGTAAATCAACAGGCGGTCAGCCCACGACTGACGGATGCCCAAAAAAATTCAAGCTCTTTTCAGCAGACCCTAATGCCAGCGAAACAGTAATCGAAACGACGGATGTCGATTTTAGACAGCGATCCGCAATGAATTGGACGATCATGTGTATTGAGTTGACGTGCTGCGGCGGGTCCTGCCTGGCGAAACGGACTGGTCATCGCTGAGTCCCTCTGCCTGGAGAGACTCACATCCCAGAATTTATCCGTGTCCACCGCAAAATGAACGCCGGCAAGCGTCCAAACCGCGAATGAGCCCGACCTCGAAACTCAAAAAATAGCCGTCATCCCACCGGGACGAACAGTGCAGGCCCACGTTTACAGAAAGCCGCACGTCACTCACGTCTCTGCCCAGATGCGAAGAAAAATCTAGTTTTCTAAAGAATTTCCTTGGCATGGGGCGTTCGCTTCCCTAGGGTGGGGGTTGTTGGGTGTGTGGTCACCGTTGGCAGCGGCTTTCAGAGAGCGTGGGTCAATCATGAAAACAAAATTTTCAACCTGGAAACGCGTTTCTATTTCTTGGAGAGATCTCGGCACCTCCAGGGGACTTCCGGCAAAGGTCTCTCCACCACGAGATTCGCGGCGGAGGTTGAGTGTTGAAACACTTTGCCCACGGCAGATGCTCGCCGCTGACTTGGGCGATCAGCAGGACCCTCTTCCGGCGAACCTTACGGTCGTTCATACGGAAGTCGCACCGCTCGAAGGAGATGTCAATTTCGATGGTACTCTGACATCCCTCGATGCCCTCGAGGTGTTGAACTCAATCAACGATCCCAACGCCTTTCCAGCGAGTCCCAAAATGGACTTAAACCAAAATGGAAAGGTCGATTTGGATGACTACGCACTCGTGCTGTCGGCAATTGAATTGCAGAGTCACGCCACGAGCGATGACCAAACGCGATCCGGGGGAGACTCGGTTCCCATGGGCGGGGCCACGCAATTGACGAGTGCGTGTGACGCCGATGAGGTGCTGTTATC
This genomic window from Allorhodopirellula heiligendammensis contains:
- the tmk gene encoding dTMP kinase, producing the protein MTPPRFISFDGIDGVGKSTQIERLAEYLRDQGTDVLVVRDPGTTEIGSKLREILLDGSMSMHRRTEAMLFMASRCEMIETVLRPALAAGKTVISDRFLLANVVYQSTNDTQGVPQVAPEILWKMGHLACGGLHPDLTLLLDLPVDQAYGRLGQKVDRMEARGRDYLDRVRHAFLQQLPATGGRSVVVSAAGSVEEVAERVTQAVFAGQTSSQS
- a CDS encoding trans-sulfuration enzyme family protein, producing the protein MNNPNSQSNDNSSAGFRTRAIHVGGEVDPATGAVVAPVHFASTFRQPGAGQWGQFDYSRSGNPTRTALQKTLASLESSETTSCTGSLAFSSGMAAIHTVTMLLRSGDHVVAGTDIYGGAYRLLHRICDASGIEVSLVDMTDVTSVAAAIRPETKLIWAETIGNPRMTIPDLPAISKIAKQHAVLLGVDNTFGTPALIRPLQWGVDIVMHSATKYLGGHSDCLGGTLAVADAELYDRLYFIQNATGAVLDPMTCFLISRGLKTLDLRVREQSATAMKLAAWLESHDRVRSVLYPGLASHPQAARARDLFDAGLPDEAKRFGAMITFELDGDLEIVKKFCGSTRLFHLAVSLGAVESLIEQPATMSHASYAPEDRAQYGITDSLIRLSVGLEDFADLQADLTQAFAACP
- a CDS encoding ankyrin repeat domain-containing protein, which translates into the protein MSSLLPTATFHEKLNLHAVDFFEDEQVVELCEAIEDNDLDEMKRLIAAGVDVNTIGKGGVTPLFWAFPDNQLERFVLLLKKDADPNVRLTSDLGLPNVFRSGDTVMHLAARSQFPTQFLEVMKHGGDPTVPGRHGDTVLHEIIRAGVRNAHERIAAAVAKGADINAIDHLEATPIETAVGRFGQYDLAIELLEMGADPTIASDERLGNTIHSVLANKRSVDNGKGVMFPREYAAIERFLAALQVKGYDVDQAQEDIERWAELSKQNPARPGWFRKNEILRLKKRNARVQKAEQHATEQSSGKHVEKADATQ
- a CDS encoding transposase, with translation MAVKPFYQKTGRKCLPPGIYFRMIFIGYFEDISCQRGIAWRCDDSRSLARFLGYGPGESMPDHSTLSLTRQRLPMEIHQCAFELILQATRDNGQLRGKTNGVDATDLEANASLKSIVRKDNGDDWRAYLKKLYEEETGKSDPSSVS